One Solanum pennellii chromosome 9, SPENNV200 DNA segment encodes these proteins:
- the LOC107029919 gene encoding cytochrome P450 94C1-like yields the protein MLKTRFDNFPKGKNFSTILGDFLGKGIFNVDGDLWRFQRKMASLELRRNSIKSFAFDVMNNEIQNRLIPLLACVANSKDEIVLDLQDVFRRFSFDSICRFSFGLDPKCLELSLPISQFAISFDLASQLSAQRAMHVSPKVWKIKRFFNIGSERKLKKAINNEVVGLNQQLTSCEQLRELHYMQACVYESMRLYPPIQFDSKFCLDDDFLPDGTSVKKGTRVTYHPYAMGRMEELWGVDCLEFKPERWINKDGVFIDENPFKYPVFQAGVRVCLGKEMSIVELKSMTLSFFRRFHVELAHPSHHIPRFSPGLTASFRGGLPVFVREINST from the coding sequence ATGCTCAAAACAAGATTTGATAATTTTCCAAAAGGGAAGAATTTCTCAACTATCTTAGGTGATTTTCTTGGTAAAGGTATCTTCAATGTGGATGGAGATTTATGGAGATTTCAGAGGAAAATGGCTAGTCTTGAACTTAGACGaaattcaataaaatcattTGCATTTGACGTAATGAACAATGAAATCCAAAATAGACTTATCCCATTATTAGCTTGTGTAGCTAATAGTAAAGATGAGATTGTCTTGGATTTACAAGATGTTTTTAGAAGATTTTCTTTTGATAGTATTTGTAGATTTTCCTTTGGATTAGATCCAAAGTGTTTAGAATTATCACTTCCAATTTCACAATTTGCTATTTCCTTTGACTTAGCATCACAATTATCAGCTCAAAGAGCTATGCATGTGTCTCCAAAAGTATGGAAAATCAAGAGATTTTTCAACATAGGAAGTGAAAGGAAGTTGAAAAAAGCAATCAATAATGAAGTTGTTGGACTAAATCAACAACTTACAAGTTGTGAACAATTGAGAGAACTTCATTATATGCAAGCATGTGTTTATGAGAGTATGAGACTTTATCCTCCAATACAATTTGACTCTAAGTTTTGTTTGGATGATGATTTTCTACCTGATGGGACTTCTGTTAAAAAGGGAACTAGGGTTACTTATCATCCTTATGCTATGGGAAGAATGGAAGAATTATGGGGCGTCGATTGTTTAGAATTCAAGCCAGAGAGATGGATTAATAAAGACGGTGTTTTTATCGACGAAAATCCTTTTAAGTATCCAGTTTTTCAAGCTGGGGTTAGGGTTTGTTTGGGTAAAGAAATGTCTATTGTTGAGCTTAAAAGTATGACTCTTTCATTCTTCCGACGATTTCACGTCGAATTAGCTCATCCATCCCACCACATTCCTCGATTCTCTCCTGGCCTAACCGCCTCGTTTCGTGGCGGTTTGCCAGTATTTGTGAGAGAAATTAATAGTACTTAA
- the LOC107029362 gene encoding uncharacterized protein LOC107029362 isoform X1 encodes METGDDFSVAAELKRCKQKRKSQPKSDNIVPESHATAPEKVAGGKCSSGIPVSLFDYSVENHFKAVDIISKLTGVPEIDDTDRTELNRLASSITFLTEWRFLKYKTREVKFACENESSKGKDVIGEISLPQFSSAEVPKKQLVNEQPVPEKSSKDFVMYVGGLAWGMDWCPQAHENRDAPMKSEFVAIAPHPPDSSYHKTDASLTGRGVIQIWCLPDLIQKDIIVKEDYLAQVNKKTYRNLTRSEAGTGEVSGPQKPRGRPKKNPGKAVQAKASRPQNPRGRPRKKPVTESLGDRDSEDHSLQPLAIEWSLQSTELSVDLSCGNMNKAQVDIGLSQERCINAASLDSPLTGVRNKATLKGQTEKSGVIPLTQDVAEESPAVSSQAYTSNRLVSAGSSESGASTKRRKKEKEGMENQTHNPTFPLPMLTQEMHEESPNMSQSPESHDIHFSRLDENGSDVLQDIPTDVSLPRMVLCLAHNGKIARDIKWRPSNHYDVSRHRMGYLAVILGNGTLEVWEVPFPHTIKAIYPSVQKKGTDPRFLKLQPVFRCSMLKGCDGQSIPLTVEWSASPPHDMILGGCHDGVVALWKFSANNSSKDTRPLLCFKADTGRIRALSWAPLESDSGNTNIIIVAGDKGLKFWDLRDPFRPLREYHVGSGVHICSVDWLPEPRFIVISCDDGTLKILGLPKAAYDAPVTGNLLVGTKQQGFHSFTRSRLGIWSVQASRITGMVAYCGVDGTAARFQMASKMYNDPLRTRAPHFLCGSFSEDESGISVVTPVPNTPFRMICSGKQWRDAIPRSPHGQDKRMIEQSDEQPLALCYGNDPNVEGGSDDELASQSSKTKTKSTSKKPEAAEEEATRLRQKFEKLPPKILSIHRIRWNMNKGSERWLCYGGAAGLVRCQQIDL; translated from the exons ATGGAAACCGGCGACGATTTTTCAGTCGCCGCCGAATTGAAGCGGTGTAAGCAGAAGAGAAAATCACAACCAAAATCCGACAACATTGTTCCTGAATCTCACGCCACCGCGCCGGAAAAAGTTGCCGGCGGTAAGTGTTCGTCCGGGATTCCAGTCTCATTGTTCGATTATTCAGTAGAGAATCACTTTAAAGCAGTTGATATAATTTCTAAGCTCACCGGTGTACCAGAAATTGACGATACTGATCGAACTGAGCTTAATCGCTTAGCTTCCTCAATCACATTCTTAAC AGAATGGAGATTTCTCAAGTACAAAACAAGAGAAGTTAAATTTGCTTGTGAGAACGAGAGTTCAAAAGGAAAAGATGTGATTGGTGAAATAAGTTTGCCTCAATTCTCTTCTGCGGAAGTTCCAAAG AAGCAGTTGGTGAATGAGCAGCCAGTACCCGAAAAATCGAG CAAAGATTTTGTGATGTATGTTGGAGGTCTAGCATGGGGGATGGACTGGTGTCCCCAAGCTCATGAAAATAGGGATGCTCCTATGAAAAGTGAG TTTGTCGCAATTGCTCCTCATCCTCCTGATTCATCATATCACAAGACTGATGCCTCACTTACAGGCAGAGGTGTAATTCAGATATGGTGCCTGCCAGATCTCATTCAAAAAGATATAATTGTGAAAGAAGATTATCTTGCTCAGGttaacaaaaaaacatataGAAATTTGACAAGAAGTGAAGCAGGTACGGGAGAAGTATCTGGACCTCAAAAACCAAGAGGAAGACCAAAAAAGAACCCTGGTAAAGCAGTCCAGGCAAAAGCATCTAGACCACAAAATCCAAGAGGAAGACCGAGAAAGAAGCCTGTTACTGAATCTTTAGGTGATAGAGATAGTGAAGACCACAGTTTACAACCTCTTGCTATAGAGTGGTCGCTGCAATCAACAGAACTTTCTGTAGATTTGTCTTGTGGAAATATGAATAAAGCCCAAGTAGATATTGGGCTGAGTCAAGAAAGATGTATTAATGCGGCATCTCTAGATTCTCCTTTAACTGGAGTGAGAAACAAGGCAACATTGAAAGGACAAACTGAGAAATCTGGTGTGATTCCGCTAACACAAGATGTTGCTGAAGAGTCTCCAGCTGTGAGTTCCCAGGCATATACTAGCAATCGTCTTGTATCAGCAGGGTCCAGTGAGAGTGGTGCCTccacaaagagaagaaaaaaagaaaaagaaggaatGGAAAACCAAACTCATAATCCTACCTTCCCCTTGCCAATGCTAACACAAGAAATGCATGAAGAATCTCCCAACATGTCCCAATCACCTGAGAGCCATGACATTCATTTCTCACGGCTTGATGAGAATGGTTCTGATGTACTGCAGGACATACCAACGGATGTTTCTCTACCTAGAATGGTGCTGTGTTTAGCTCACAATGGAAAAATAGCTCGGGATATTAAATGGAGGCCTTCAAATCACTATGATGTCTCCAGACACAGAATGGGTTATCTTGCTGTGATACTGGGAAATGGAACTTTAGAAGT GTGGGAGGTTCCTTTTCCTCATACTATTAAAGCTATTTATCCTTCTGTTCAAAAGAAGGGTACTGACCCGCGTTTCCTGAAATTACAACCTGTATTCAGATGTTCAATGCTTAAGGGCTGTGATGGGCAAAG CATTCCGTTAACAGTGGAGTGGTCTGCGTCACCTCCGCATGATATGATTCTCGGTGGATGTCATGATGGAGTG GTTGCCTTGTGGAAGTTTTCAGCCAATAATTCATCTAAAG ACACGAGGCCTTTGCTTTGCTTCAAGGCAGATACAGGTCGTATTCGGGCGCTTTCCTGGGCACCATTGGAAAG TGATTCCGGGAATACAAATATTATCATCGTAGCAGGTGACAAGGGGCTGAAATTTTGGGACTTAAG GGACCCCTTCCGTCCGTTGCGGGAGTATCATGTAGGCTCGGGAGTTCATATATGTAGTGTGGACTGGTTGCCAGAGCCAAG ATTTATTGTAATATCATGTGATGATGGGACACTAAAGATCCTTGGCTTGCCGAAGGCTGCATATGATGCACCTGTCACAGGAAACCTTTTAGTTGGAACTAAACAACAGGGATTTCATAGTTTCACTCGGTCTCGACTTGGGATATGGAGTGTGCAAGCTTCTCGAATAACAG GCATGGTTGCATACTGTGGGGTAGATGGTACAGCTGCTCGGTTTCAG ATGGCTAGCAAAATGTACAATGATCCCTTGAGAACTCGTGCACCACATTTTCTCTGTGGATCATTTTCCGAGGATGAATCAGGTATCAGCGTCGTTACTCCAGTGCCAAATACTCCCTTCAGAATGATCTGCTCAGGGAAACAATGGCGTGATGCTATCCCAAGATCTCCTCATGGTCAGGACAAACGAATGATAGAACAATCAGATGAACAACCCCTGG CTCTATGTTACGGCAATGATCCAAACGTTGAAGGAGGATCAGATGATGAGTTAGCATCTCAATCatccaaaactaaaacaaaatccACGAGCAAGAAACCGGAAGCTGCTGAAGAAGAAGCAACACGATTGAGAcagaaatttgaaaagttacCTCCCAAAATTTTGTCGATCCACCGGATAAGATGGAATATGAACAAAGGCAGTGAGAGATGGCTATGCTACGGAGGAGCTGCGGGGCTGGTGCGCTGTCAACAGATTGATTTATAA
- the LOC107029362 gene encoding general transcription factor 3C polypeptide 2 isoform X2, translating to MYVGGLAWGMDWCPQAHENRDAPMKSEFVAIAPHPPDSSYHKTDASLTGRGVIQIWCLPDLIQKDIIVKEDYLAQVNKKTYRNLTRSEAGTGEVSGPQKPRGRPKKNPGKAVQAKASRPQNPRGRPRKKPVTESLGDRDSEDHSLQPLAIEWSLQSTELSVDLSCGNMNKAQVDIGLSQERCINAASLDSPLTGVRNKATLKGQTEKSGVIPLTQDVAEESPAVSSQAYTSNRLVSAGSSESGASTKRRKKEKEGMENQTHNPTFPLPMLTQEMHEESPNMSQSPESHDIHFSRLDENGSDVLQDIPTDVSLPRMVLCLAHNGKIARDIKWRPSNHYDVSRHRMGYLAVILGNGTLEVWEVPFPHTIKAIYPSVQKKGTDPRFLKLQPVFRCSMLKGCDGQSIPLTVEWSASPPHDMILGGCHDGVVALWKFSANNSSKDTRPLLCFKADTGRIRALSWAPLESDSGNTNIIIVAGDKGLKFWDLRDPFRPLREYHVGSGVHICSVDWLPEPRFIVISCDDGTLKILGLPKAAYDAPVTGNLLVGTKQQGFHSFTRSRLGIWSVQASRITGMVAYCGVDGTAARFQMASKMYNDPLRTRAPHFLCGSFSEDESGISVVTPVPNTPFRMICSGKQWRDAIPRSPHGQDKRMIEQSDEQPLALCYGNDPNVEGGSDDELASQSSKTKTKSTSKKPEAAEEEATRLRQKFEKLPPKILSIHRIRWNMNKGSERWLCYGGAAGLVRCQQIDL from the exons ATGTATGTTGGAGGTCTAGCATGGGGGATGGACTGGTGTCCCCAAGCTCATGAAAATAGGGATGCTCCTATGAAAAGTGAG TTTGTCGCAATTGCTCCTCATCCTCCTGATTCATCATATCACAAGACTGATGCCTCACTTACAGGCAGAGGTGTAATTCAGATATGGTGCCTGCCAGATCTCATTCAAAAAGATATAATTGTGAAAGAAGATTATCTTGCTCAGGttaacaaaaaaacatataGAAATTTGACAAGAAGTGAAGCAGGTACGGGAGAAGTATCTGGACCTCAAAAACCAAGAGGAAGACCAAAAAAGAACCCTGGTAAAGCAGTCCAGGCAAAAGCATCTAGACCACAAAATCCAAGAGGAAGACCGAGAAAGAAGCCTGTTACTGAATCTTTAGGTGATAGAGATAGTGAAGACCACAGTTTACAACCTCTTGCTATAGAGTGGTCGCTGCAATCAACAGAACTTTCTGTAGATTTGTCTTGTGGAAATATGAATAAAGCCCAAGTAGATATTGGGCTGAGTCAAGAAAGATGTATTAATGCGGCATCTCTAGATTCTCCTTTAACTGGAGTGAGAAACAAGGCAACATTGAAAGGACAAACTGAGAAATCTGGTGTGATTCCGCTAACACAAGATGTTGCTGAAGAGTCTCCAGCTGTGAGTTCCCAGGCATATACTAGCAATCGTCTTGTATCAGCAGGGTCCAGTGAGAGTGGTGCCTccacaaagagaagaaaaaaagaaaaagaaggaatGGAAAACCAAACTCATAATCCTACCTTCCCCTTGCCAATGCTAACACAAGAAATGCATGAAGAATCTCCCAACATGTCCCAATCACCTGAGAGCCATGACATTCATTTCTCACGGCTTGATGAGAATGGTTCTGATGTACTGCAGGACATACCAACGGATGTTTCTCTACCTAGAATGGTGCTGTGTTTAGCTCACAATGGAAAAATAGCTCGGGATATTAAATGGAGGCCTTCAAATCACTATGATGTCTCCAGACACAGAATGGGTTATCTTGCTGTGATACTGGGAAATGGAACTTTAGAAGT GTGGGAGGTTCCTTTTCCTCATACTATTAAAGCTATTTATCCTTCTGTTCAAAAGAAGGGTACTGACCCGCGTTTCCTGAAATTACAACCTGTATTCAGATGTTCAATGCTTAAGGGCTGTGATGGGCAAAG CATTCCGTTAACAGTGGAGTGGTCTGCGTCACCTCCGCATGATATGATTCTCGGTGGATGTCATGATGGAGTG GTTGCCTTGTGGAAGTTTTCAGCCAATAATTCATCTAAAG ACACGAGGCCTTTGCTTTGCTTCAAGGCAGATACAGGTCGTATTCGGGCGCTTTCCTGGGCACCATTGGAAAG TGATTCCGGGAATACAAATATTATCATCGTAGCAGGTGACAAGGGGCTGAAATTTTGGGACTTAAG GGACCCCTTCCGTCCGTTGCGGGAGTATCATGTAGGCTCGGGAGTTCATATATGTAGTGTGGACTGGTTGCCAGAGCCAAG ATTTATTGTAATATCATGTGATGATGGGACACTAAAGATCCTTGGCTTGCCGAAGGCTGCATATGATGCACCTGTCACAGGAAACCTTTTAGTTGGAACTAAACAACAGGGATTTCATAGTTTCACTCGGTCTCGACTTGGGATATGGAGTGTGCAAGCTTCTCGAATAACAG GCATGGTTGCATACTGTGGGGTAGATGGTACAGCTGCTCGGTTTCAG ATGGCTAGCAAAATGTACAATGATCCCTTGAGAACTCGTGCACCACATTTTCTCTGTGGATCATTTTCCGAGGATGAATCAGGTATCAGCGTCGTTACTCCAGTGCCAAATACTCCCTTCAGAATGATCTGCTCAGGGAAACAATGGCGTGATGCTATCCCAAGATCTCCTCATGGTCAGGACAAACGAATGATAGAACAATCAGATGAACAACCCCTGG CTCTATGTTACGGCAATGATCCAAACGTTGAAGGAGGATCAGATGATGAGTTAGCATCTCAATCatccaaaactaaaacaaaatccACGAGCAAGAAACCGGAAGCTGCTGAAGAAGAAGCAACACGATTGAGAcagaaatttgaaaagttacCTCCCAAAATTTTGTCGATCCACCGGATAAGATGGAATATGAACAAAGGCAGTGAGAGATGGCTATGCTACGGAGGAGCTGCGGGGCTGGTGCGCTGTCAACAGATTGATTTATAA